The DNA window TGCGTCACGTCGAAGCGGCCTTTGTCCGGCTGCGGGCTCCCCGTCGCGGTCCAATAATCCTCGGCGACGCCGAACTTTTGGAAGCTGCCGCCGCCGACGTCCGCGCCGTTATGGCAGGCGCTGCACCCGGTATCGATGAATTTGCGTAACCCGGCGCGCTCCTCCGGCGAGAGCGCCCGAGCATCGCCCGCGAGAAAGGCGTCGAATCGGGACGGCGTCACGAGCGTGCGCTGGAACGCGCCGATCGCCTTGGCCCAGTTATCCGGCGTGACCGGGTCCGGATCCCCGGGAAACTCCTTCCGGAATAGATCGGCATAGCCGGGAATAGCCTTGATGCGGGCCAGCGCGCTCGCATAGTCGGGATTGATGAAGCTGAACGAACCGATCAGCACCTGCTTCGCCTCGTCCTCGACATTCTCGCGATCGCCCCGCCAATGCGCTTTGAACTGAAGAGCGGCATTCAGAATGGTCGGCGCGTTCCGCGGGTTCAGCGTGTCATGGGCGCCGCGCGCCTTCGGCAGGCCATCCGTGCCATAGAGGGCGGGCTGATGGCAGCGGGCGCAGCTCACGGTCCCGTCGACGGAGATTCGCGGATCGAAGAAAAGCTTCCAGCCGAGTTCAACCCGCGAAGGCGTGATCGGGAACTCGGGCGTCGCCATATCCTTGGGTAACGGATGGAAGTTGCTGCGGGCGTTGTTGAGAAGGTCGGCATCGACATCTGCCGCACGCGCAGCCGCATGGTTGGTATCGAAAGCGCCGATCGCGAGCACGAATGCAACGCCCGTCAGCGCAATGCCGGCGGCCAGCGCTGCAAGTGTCTGTAATTTCATCATCGGACTCCGGGATTGATTTTTCTGCGTAGCGGTTATGAGGCCGGCGGGAGCAACGCCCCCGCCCGGGCGGCCTTTAGATCGTCCACTGCCAATCTGCCGGCAGCCACCGGTAGCCGCTCCCCTCGCGCACTACGTGCCCGAAGCCAGGAAAGGGTAGATGGTAGCTACCGACTAACGTCTTGTCGGCCGCTGCGCGGTCGAGGAAGGCAATGCGCGCCTTAGTTGCCCGTGGCACGTCAAGGTCGAATCCGAATGCCCATTCCGGATGCTGGAAGCTGATCGCCGTGTCGACTACGACGTCGCCGGTGAGGAGCATTTCTTGCCTGCCGGAACTGATATGCACCGACATGTGGCCTGGCGTGTGACCGGCGGTGTCGAAGGTGGTCACGCCCGGCGCTACCTCGGCTCCGGCCTTGATCAGGCGCAGCCGGGGGCTGGCCAATTTCAGATTCGCCTGGGTAACCAGCGGCTGCTGCTTGGCGGACACTTTGCCGGGCAGTTCGGGGTCGCTCCAGAAGGCGACCTCTGTCTCGCTGGCGACGAATTCGGCGGAGGGAAACAGCAGCGACGCGTTCTTGCCGTCACTGATACCCCACAGGTGGTCGAAATGGCAGTGAGTGAACAGGATCATGTCGATATCGCCCGGGGCGTAGCCCGCGCTGGCGAGGTTGCCGAGCAACCTGCCGTTCGTGTTCTGGAACTTGTCGACGCCGCAGCCTGCGTCGATCAACACCAACTTGTCGCCGGTGTTGACGAGAATGGTGTTGATTTGCAGCCCCACCGGGCTGGATGGCTGGAACGTGGATGTGAGCAGGCCTCTTGCGTCGTCGGCCCGATCGCCCCACAGCGTTTCGGCGGGGAACGCGAGCGTGCCGTCGCTGACGACGGTGATCTCGATGGTGCCGAGCTTGAAGCGGTAGAACCCAGGCTGCGCATGCTTGCCCACTTGGGGCGCATGGGCCAGAGCGGGAGCTGTCGGGGCGAGTGCGGCGGCCCCGACGACGGTAGAGCCGGCACGCAGGAGCATCCGGCGGTCAAGCATGAGCATGTCTGTTCTCCATCTGTTAGTTGTATTATATTGCGATTATAATCTAAGGTAGCACCGAGGAATTCCAATTAAATTGCGGTTTAGAAAGTTCACTTCGAATCGAATCGCGGCGCGAGGGCTATCCGCGGCGGGCCCTTTACTCAGCGGGAAGCGCGGTGGGATCGCCTTGAGCGACCCGCCGTGTCCTGAGCGTGGAAACCCAGTTTCGAAGACGATCGAGGTAGAGATAGACCACCGGCGTCGTGTACAGGGTCAGCAGCTGCGACACGAGCAGGCCGCCCACGATGGTGTATCCGAGCGGCTGACGAAGTTCCGCGCCGACGCCGGTTCCGATCATCAGGGGCACCGCGCCCAGCAGTGCTGCCATCGTGGTCATGAGGATCGGGCGGAAGCGCAGCACGCAGGCCTTGTAGATGGCGTCTTCCGGCGACAGGTGCTGATGGCGTTCGGCCTCGAGTGCGAAATCGATCAGCATGATCGCGTTTTTCTTGACGATGCCGATGAGCAGGATGATTCCGATCAAAGCGATCACGCTCAGATCGAAGCGAAATGCCATCAGGATCAGTAGCGCACCAATGCCAGCGGACGGCAGCGTCGAAAGGATCGTGATGGGGTGAACGATGCTCTCGTACAGCACGCTCAGGATGATGTAGATGACGACGAGCGCCGCGGCGATCAGCATCGGCGTACTCGACAGCGATGACTGGAACGCCTGGGCATTGCCCTGAAAGCTGGTGGTCAGGGAGAGAGGCTTGCCCAGTTGCCGTTCTGCCTGCTGGATGGCAGCCACCGCATTGCCGATCGACGCTCCGGGCAGCAGATTGAAAGAAATTGTGGTCGACGGGAATTGGCCCTGGTGGTTGACCACGATCGGCGCGACTTTCTCGACGGCTGTGACCAGGGCGTTCAGGGACACCTGCTGCCCGCTCGACGACGTAACGTAGATGTCGCTTAAGGCGCCAGGCCCGAACTGGAACTCCGGGGAGACTTCAAGCACCACGTGATATTGATTCTGCTGTGTCAGTATGGTCGAGACGATGCGCTGACCGAACGCGTCGGAGAGCGTATTGTCGATTGTCGCGGGCAGGATTCCGTGGCTCGAAGCAACGTCGCGGTTGATCGTGATATCGAGCAGAGGGCCCGCGTTCTGCTGGTCGCTGGCGACGTCGGCAATGCCGGGAATGCTCTTCAGCTTGTCGAGGAAGATCGACGACCAGTAATTGAGTTCGCCGGGGTCTGCGTCGACAAGCGTATATTGATACTGCGTTCTCGAAAGGCGCGCTCCAATGGTGATGTCCTGGGCCGCCTGCATATAAAGTGCAATCCCCTGAATCTTGGCGAGCTTTGACCGCAGCCGATTGATGACGTCGTCGGCACTGGCGGTACGCTCGCCTTTCGGCTTCAGCGAGATGAATATTCGGCCGTTGTTCAGCGTAGGCGTCGAGCCGCTAGGCCCGATAAACGAGCCGACCGAGGCGATCGCAGGATCCTGCAGCACCGTATCGACCACCGCCTGCTGGCGCTCGGACATCGCTGGGAAGGAAATATCCTGGGAGGCCTCGGTAATGCCGAAGATGAATCCGGTGTCTTGTTGCGGGAAGAATCCCTTCGGAATGATGACGTAAAGGTATCCCGTCAGGGCAATCGTGGCCAGCAGGGTCATCAGCGTGATGAATTGGTGACGCATCACGATCTTTAATCCGCGCTCGTAAAGCGAGAGCAGTCCGTCGAATCCGTGTTCGAGTATCCGATCGAGGAGGCCGTGCTCACGGCTCTCGGGTTTGAGCAGACGCGAGCACATCATCGGCGTGAGCGTCAGTGAAATCACGAGCGACAGCACCAGCGATACGCTGACGGTGATCGCGAATTCCCGGAACAGCAGTCCGACGTAACCGCCCATCAGGAACAGCGGGATGAACACGGCGATCAATGAAAGCGTGATCGAAACAATGGTGAAGCCGATCTCGGCTGCGCCGGTGAGGGCCGCCTGCATCGGCGAGAGGCCGTCCTCGAGATGGCGGACGATATTCTCGATGACCACGACCGCGTCGTCCACCACGAAACCGACAGCGATCGTCAACGCCATCAGCGACAAATTGTCGAGGCTATAGCCGAGTTCGTAGAGCACAGCGAATGTGCCGATCAGCGAGAGGGGCACGGTCACGGCTGGAATGATCGTCGCCCAGAAATTGCGCAGGAAAACAAAGATCACCATGACCACTAGTGCGACCGTCAACACCAGCGTGAATTGCACGTCGCTGACCGAAGCGCGGATGGTCTGGGTACGATCCGACAGGATCGAAACCTTGATGTCGGAGGGAATCGATGCCTGCAGTTGAGGCAGCATCGCCTTGACGCGATCGACGGTCGCGATGACATTGGCGCCTGGCTGACGCTGGATGGCGAGAATGACGGCTCGTTGGCGGTTGGACCACCCGGCGAGCAGATCGTTTTCGGGCGCGTTGATTGCCTTGCCGATGTCGCTCACCCGCACCGCCGAGCCATTGCGATAGGCGATGATTAGGGAGTTATAGGCATCCGGAGTTGGCAGCTGATCGTTGGTGTTAAGCGTGTAGGTCTTGCGCGGGCTGTTGAGGGTGCCCTTCGGCATATCGACGTTGGCCTGGCTAACCACGTTGCGCACGTCTTCAAGGCCGATCCCGCGCGCCGCGAGCGCCTGCGGATTGACCTGTATCCGTATCGCCGGCTTTTGCTGGCCGCCGATGCCGACGAGACCCACCCCGGAAATCTGGGAGATTTTCTGCAGCAGGATGTTCTCGGCATAGGCATCCACGGTGGTCATCGGCAGCGTATCGGACGTCAGGGCGAGCAGAAGGACTGGTGCGTCTGCCGGATTGACCTTGCGGATGGTTGGCGGAAAGATCATGGCGGGCGGCAGCTGCCCGCTGGCGGCGTTGATCGCGGCCAACGTATCCGTCGCAGCTCCCTCGATGTCGCGGTTGAGGTCGAACTGCAGCGTGATCGCAGTGGTCCCAAGCGCGCTCGAGGAGGTCATCTGGATGAGGCCAGGAATTTGGCCGAACTGCTCCTCGAGCGGCGTTGCGACCGACGAGGCAATGGTCTGGGGATCGGCGCCCGGCAGCTGGGCTGTTACCGAAAGGGTCGGATAATTCACGTTCGGCAGCGCCGCGACCGGCAGCAGCGGGTAGGCTGCAAGGCCGAGCAGCAACAAGCCGACCATCAGCATTGAGGTCGCGATCGGCCGCGCGATGAATGGTGCGGAAATGTTCATGGGATGGCAATCTGCTGGGCACTTTGTGCCGCGGCCTCGGCTGCCGCCTTTCCGCGCAAGATGGTGACATGGCTGCCGGGTTGCAGCTTGTATTGCCCGTCGACGACAACCTGTTCGTTCGCGGCAAGTCCGCTATCGATCAACGCCTGACCGTTGCTGGTTTGCGCAACCGTAATCGTTCGCGATTCGACGGTGCCGTCGGGCTTGATCACGTAGGCATAGAAGCCCTGTTGGCCCTGCTGAACGGCTCCGGCCGGAACCGTCAATCCATTCTGCCGCGCATCCAACAGCAGCCGCGCATTGACCAGTTCCCCCGGCCACAGCCGATGCGCGGTATTTGGAAATTCGGCCTTGAGCTGGACCGCGCCGGTTGTCTGCAGAATCTCGTTATTGATGAGATCGACCTTGCCGACATCAAGCTGGACCTTGTCGTCCTGGCTGTAGGCAAGAACCTTCAGCGGAGTCTTGTTGGCCATATGTTGCTGGATTTGCGGCAGATCAGTTTCGGGAAGCGTGAAGATCAGCGAGATTGGCTCGATCTGGGTCACGACAACTAGACCATTGGGGTCGGTCGGGTGGATGATGTTGCCCACATCGACCTGCCGCACGCCCGTGATGCCCGAGATTGGCGACGTCAATCGGGTATATTCAAGCTGGACTTGCGCCTGCGCGATCAGCGCCTGATCGGATTTGACGGCGTTTTGCAGCTGCGCCACCTGTGCCTTCTGGGTGTCGACGAGCTGCGGCGTCGCATCTCCTTTGCTCGC is part of the Bradyrhizobium erythrophlei genome and encodes:
- a CDS encoding cytochrome-c peroxidase, producing MKLQTLAALAAGIALTGVAFVLAIGAFDTNHAAARAADVDADLLNNARSNFHPLPKDMATPEFPITPSRVELGWKLFFDPRISVDGTVSCARCHQPALYGTDGLPKARGAHDTLNPRNAPTILNAALQFKAHWRGDRENVEDEAKQVLIGSFSFINPDYASALARIKAIPGYADLFRKEFPGDPDPVTPDNWAKAIGAFQRTLVTPSRFDAFLAGDARALSPEERAGLRKFIDTGCSACHNGADVGGGSFQKFGVAEDYWTATGSPQPDKGRFDVTHDPQDTYVFKVPSLRNVAMTPPYFHDGSVRSLPEAVRIMAKVQLGRALGDQDTADIVAFLGSLTGKLPQRFVDAPILPASGFDVSKTEAPQQQR
- a CDS encoding MBL fold metallo-hydrolase — translated: MLMLDRRMLLRAGSTVVGAAALAPTAPALAHAPQVGKHAQPGFYRFKLGTIEITVVSDGTLAFPAETLWGDRADDARGLLTSTFQPSSPVGLQINTILVNTGDKLVLIDAGCGVDKFQNTNGRLLGNLASAGYAPGDIDMILFTHCHFDHLWGISDGKNASLLFPSAEFVASETEVAFWSDPELPGKVSAKQQPLVTQANLKLASPRLRLIKAGAEVAPGVTTFDTAGHTPGHMSVHISSGRQEMLLTGDVVVDTAISFQHPEWAFGFDLDVPRATKARIAFLDRAAADKTLVGSYHLPFPGFGHVVREGSGYRWLPADWQWTI
- a CDS encoding multidrug efflux RND transporter permease subunit — encoded protein: MNISAPFIARPIATSMLMVGLLLLGLAAYPLLPVAALPNVNYPTLSVTAQLPGADPQTIASSVATPLEEQFGQIPGLIQMTSSSALGTTAITLQFDLNRDIEGAATDTLAAINAASGQLPPAMIFPPTIRKVNPADAPVLLLALTSDTLPMTTVDAYAENILLQKISQISGVGLVGIGGQQKPAIRIQVNPQALAARGIGLEDVRNVVSQANVDMPKGTLNSPRKTYTLNTNDQLPTPDAYNSLIIAYRNGSAVRVSDIGKAINAPENDLLAGWSNRQRAVILAIQRQPGANVIATVDRVKAMLPQLQASIPSDIKVSILSDRTQTIRASVSDVQFTLVLTVALVVMVIFVFLRNFWATIIPAVTVPLSLIGTFAVLYELGYSLDNLSLMALTIAVGFVVDDAVVVIENIVRHLEDGLSPMQAALTGAAEIGFTIVSITLSLIAVFIPLFLMGGYVGLLFREFAITVSVSLVLSLVISLTLTPMMCSRLLKPESREHGLLDRILEHGFDGLLSLYERGLKIVMRHQFITLMTLLATIALTGYLYVIIPKGFFPQQDTGFIFGITEASQDISFPAMSERQQAVVDTVLQDPAIASVGSFIGPSGSTPTLNNGRIFISLKPKGERTASADDVINRLRSKLAKIQGIALYMQAAQDITIGARLSRTQYQYTLVDADPGELNYWSSIFLDKLKSIPGIADVASDQQNAGPLLDITINRDVASSHGILPATIDNTLSDAFGQRIVSTILTQQNQYHVVLEVSPEFQFGPGALSDIYVTSSSGQQVSLNALVTAVEKVAPIVVNHQGQFPSTTISFNLLPGASIGNAVAAIQQAERQLGKPLSLTTSFQGNAQAFQSSLSSTPMLIAAALVVIYIILSVLYESIVHPITILSTLPSAGIGALLILMAFRFDLSVIALIGIILLIGIVKKNAIMLIDFALEAERHQHLSPEDAIYKACVLRFRPILMTTMAALLGAVPLMIGTGVGAELRQPLGYTIVGGLLVSQLLTLYTTPVVYLYLDRLRNWVSTLRTRRVAQGDPTALPAE
- a CDS encoding efflux RND transporter periplasmic adaptor subunit, giving the protein MRLRTAVVAIIVVLIAGGGAFAVTHKTSPRPQQARAPSIPVVAGTVSTQDVPIYLRGIGTVIAYNTDIVRSQIQGQLTQIAFAEGHAVHAGDLLAQIDPRPFQSQLDQVTATRDRDQAQLTNALANLGRYMQLASKGDATPQLVDTQKAQVAQLQNAVKSDQALIAQAQVQLEYTRLTSPISGITGVRQVDVGNIIHPTDPNGLVVVTQIEPISLIFTLPETDLPQIQQHMANKTPLKVLAYSQDDKVQLDVGKVDLINNEILQTTGAVQLKAEFPNTAHRLWPGELVNARLLLDARQNGLTVPAGAVQQGQQGFYAYVIKPDGTVESRTITVAQTSNGQALIDSGLAANEQVVVDGQYKLQPGSHVTILRGKAAAEAAAQSAQQIAIP